One stretch of Caldalkalibacillus uzonensis DNA includes these proteins:
- the bshB1 gene encoding bacillithiol biosynthesis deacetylase BshB1 has product MGEALDLLCFGAHPDDVEIGMAGTIAKHVAQGYAVGIIDLTMAELSSNGTVEARQEEAAQAARVLGVKQRFNLKFPDRALTDRESIIGAVVELIRRHRPRAVFAPYDHDRHPDHNQTAQWIEEAVFTANIGKYQWGEKRQAPHQVAQLYYYFINSVAKPDILVDITQEMKIKKQALKVYRSQFEQTEGSIATRLNTGFMEAIEGRERWFGSMIKVPYAEGFMVKTPLSLPSLVWPEAEADRREG; this is encoded by the coding sequence GTGGGAGAAGCCCTTGACTTACTTTGTTTTGGAGCCCACCCGGATGATGTGGAAATCGGCATGGCCGGAACGATCGCCAAGCATGTGGCTCAAGGTTATGCAGTTGGCATCATCGATTTAACTATGGCTGAGTTGTCCTCTAACGGGACCGTGGAAGCAAGGCAGGAAGAAGCAGCGCAAGCCGCCCGGGTGCTGGGCGTCAAACAGCGCTTCAATCTAAAATTTCCTGACCGCGCCTTGACGGACAGAGAATCAATTATCGGTGCTGTTGTAGAGCTTATCCGTCGGCATAGGCCAAGGGCAGTTTTTGCTCCATATGACCATGACCGGCATCCGGATCATAACCAAACAGCACAGTGGATTGAAGAAGCGGTCTTTACGGCCAATATTGGTAAGTATCAGTGGGGCGAGAAGAGACAAGCCCCCCATCAAGTTGCCCAACTTTATTATTATTTCATTAACAGTGTAGCCAAACCGGATATCTTGGTCGATATTACGCAAGAGATGAAGATTAAAAAACAGGCTTTGAAGGTATACCGGTCACAGTTTGAGCAAACGGAAGGCAGTATTGCCACCAGGTTAAATACAGGGTTTATGGAAGCGATTGAAGGAAGGGAACGGTGGTTCGGGAGCATGATTAAGGTCCCTTACGCGGAAGGGTTTATGGTTAAAACTCCTCTTTCTTTACCAAGTCTAGTTTGGCCTGAAGCGGAGGCTGACCGGCGTGAAGGTTAA
- the mgsA gene encoding methylglyoxal synthase, with amino-acid sequence MNIALIAHDKKKQDMVNFAIAYESVLNRYDLYATGTTGKLIMEHTGLKITRFLSGPLGGDQQIGALIAENKMDLVIFFRDPLTAQPHEPDIIALLRLCDVHQIPLATNMATAEIILRAMEAGYLDWRELRKHTS; translated from the coding sequence ATGAACATTGCCTTAATTGCCCATGACAAAAAGAAGCAGGACATGGTCAATTTTGCCATTGCCTATGAGTCTGTGCTGAACAGATACGATCTGTATGCCACAGGTACCACCGGCAAGTTAATCATGGAACATACCGGACTGAAGATCACCCGCTTTTTATCGGGCCCTCTGGGTGGTGACCAGCAAATTGGGGCACTCATTGCTGAAAACAAAATGGATCTGGTTATCTTTTTCCGTGATCCATTAACAGCTCAACCTCACGAACCGGACATTATTGCCTTGCTGCGTCTCTGTGACGTTCACCAAATTCCGTTAGCTACCAATATGGCTACAGCAGAGATTATTCTACGGGCCATGGAAGCGGGCTATCTGGACTGGCGGGAGTTGCGCAAACATACGTCATAA
- the dapB gene encoding 4-hydroxy-tetrahydrodipicolinate reductase translates to MAIRVIVVGAKGKMGSETVKMIHSDDELQLVCGVDSALNGTDVGEVIGLGPIGAPFVNDLERALTDFNPDVMVDFTTPQSVKRHAQLAIHYRVRPVIGTTGLTQADIEELSQLAEQNKMGAIIAPNFAIGAILMMKFAQMAAKYMPEVEIIEMHHDQKLDAPSGTAIKTAEMIGEVREEHRQGHPEEKEELEGARGAFYQGFPIHSVRLPGLVAHQQVIFGSEGQTLTIRHDSINRTSFMPGVNLAIKKVVKLERLVYGLDKLLDE, encoded by the coding sequence ATGGCGATCCGTGTCATTGTGGTAGGAGCTAAAGGAAAAATGGGATCGGAAACAGTAAAAATGATTCATAGTGATGATGAGCTGCAATTGGTGTGTGGGGTCGACTCCGCATTAAACGGTACCGATGTGGGGGAAGTGATTGGCCTAGGCCCTATAGGCGCTCCCTTTGTTAACGATCTGGAACGGGCCTTGACTGACTTTAATCCAGACGTCATGGTTGACTTTACCACCCCCCAGTCAGTCAAACGGCATGCCCAATTGGCCATCCATTACCGGGTCAGACCCGTGATTGGCACAACAGGGTTGACACAAGCGGATATTGAAGAGCTCTCACAACTGGCCGAACAAAATAAAATGGGTGCCATTATTGCGCCCAACTTTGCCATTGGTGCTATTTTAATGATGAAATTTGCTCAAATGGCAGCCAAATATATGCCGGAGGTGGAGATTATTGAGATGCATCATGATCAAAAATTAGATGCTCCTTCCGGTACGGCGATTAAAACAGCAGAAATGATCGGGGAAGTGAGGGAAGAACATCGACAGGGTCATCCGGAGGAAAAAGAGGAACTAGAGGGGGCACGTGGTGCTTTTTACCAAGGATTCCCCATACATAGTGTGCGTTTGCCCGGCTTAGTGGCGCACCAGCAAGTGATATTCGGTAGTGAAGGGCAAACATTGACCATCCGCCATGACTCCATCAACCGGACCTCTTTTATGCCTGGAGTCAATCTGGCGATCAAAAAAGTGGTCAAACTGGAGCGGTTGGTGTATGGTCTAGATAAGTTGCTGGATGAATAA